The Streptomyces pratensis genomic interval CGCCGCGATCAACAACTCGTTCGGCTTCGGTGGCCACAACGTGGTCCTGGCGTTCCGTTCGGTCTGACCCGTTTTTTTCTCACCGCGAGGCCCGCTTCCCACCCGGGAGGCGGGCCTCCCGCATGCGCGCCGGCCGTTTCCGGGGGGCAGGTGTGTGACGGGCTGCCGCACAGGAGAACCTGACAACCGGTGAAAGGGTCACCGGCCACTCTCCGGGAGTTACGCCATCCTTCCAACTGGTCCATTTAGATCCGAAATTTCACTTTTGGTGGCCGACATCCCGAGGGGAACCGAGGCGCAACTTCACGCGTCATCAATTCTGATGCCGAGGGAGCCCCGAAGTGACATCCAAGGGTCTCGCCTATAAAGTGCGGCGCGAATTCGCGATCATCAGAACCGGGGGTCGGCGCGGAATGGGTTTCGACGAGGAATGGGCCGGCTTGCGGGCAGCGGCGGCCGAACGCGGCTCCACGGGGATGCAGTTGAACGGCCTCCCCGAGGAGGGCCCAGCCCATGGCTACGGCCCCGGCGGCACGTCGACGCTGGCATCGACGGCGTCCGAGAAGAACGCCGCCGCCGGCGTCATCGAGAACGAATTGCTGACGAGCACCAAGAAGGCGGGCAACCACGCCGACGAATCCAACGGCAGCGCGGCCACAGCTTTCAGCGGCTGGGCGACCGCGACCGCACTGAAGAAGGTGCAGACCACCTGGGACGGGCAGGTGAAGACGCTCCTCGGCCGACTGGGGCGCGAGCGCGACGGCCTCAGGAACACCGCCACCACCCTGCGGGGCGTCGACATCGGCCGCCGTGACGGGATCGACGGCATCCGGCTGCCCTCGGCGATGGACGGTTACCGGTGAAGGAGCGCCGACCGCCGCACCACTTCGAGACGTTCCACGGGGGCCGGGCATGCTGACCTACAGCGAAGTCATGACGACCGACTTCGGAAAACTCTCCGCCGCGGCTGACAAGTGGAAGTCGATGGCGGAGGAATTCGCGAAGGTCGAGAAGCGATACCGCGACAGTGTCCAAAAGGTCACACTCGGTGATTCCTGGCGGGGCGAGAGTGCGGACGCCGCCTTCCTGAACTTCGCGGCGACCCGGTACGAATACCAGGCCGCCCAGACCCAGGCCAAAGCGACAGCGACACTCCTGCAGAACGCGCACTCCCAGTTCGTGGAACTGAAGGAGCGGCTGGAAAAGGGCCGGGCCGACGCCGTGAAGGCCGGTATGCGGGTCTCCGAGCAGGGCAATGTGGCCTTCGACTACGAGCGGGCCACCGAGAGCGAGCGCAACGCCCTCCGTCACGATCCGGACTACGCCAAGAGCGTCCGGGACAGCGAGCAGTCCTGGGCCGAGTACCTCAAGTCCTGTGTGAAGCTCGTGGACGAGGCCGACAAGGACTTCCAGAAGGACCTCGAAGCCGTGGTCAAGGACAGCGGCGGCGGGAAGAATGACGGCACGACGGGCGGCTTCAACGGAAACGCCGACAAGGTCGCGACGGCTGACGACCAGCAGAAGCAGGACCGCATGCAGCTCGCCTCGCTGGCCATGCGGGACGGCGAGACGCTCGACGACTACATCCAGCGCCTCCAGAAGGACGGCGTCGAGAAGCTCACGGGCAGCAAGCGGCTCGCGGAACTCTTCGCCGCCGTGCAGAAGGGCACGATCACTGCGGCGGCATTCGCCGCCGCGGTCGGCGGAAGCGGGAGCAGCGCCTTCAAGCTGTTCAAGTACCTGCAGAAGGACAAGGTGATCACCGCGCCCGGCACCTTCCTCTCGACCTTCATCAACAACCGCATGGCCGGTGCCGTGCCCGGAAGTCTGCTGAGCAAGGTGCCACCGGGCCTGGTCACCGCCCTCACCGGCTCCGACGAGGCCGCCATGTTCGGCGGCTACATGCGGAAGGGCTCCTTCTTCATGCCGAGCGCGGGCGAGGCCAGCCTCGTCAAGGTCGCGCAGAACGGTGGTCTGGCGAACGCCGCGAAGGCGGCCGGATGGATGCGGGGCGCGGGCGTCGTCGGCGGGGTCGCGGCAACCGCCTGTGGCGTGGCGAACCTGGCCACGTACGACACAGACATGATCAAGGCAGACCCCGCGAAGTTCGCAAGCGACCTCAGCGGCACGGCGTTCAGCGCGTCGATGACCGCACTGACCGTGGCGCCCAACCCGGTCACGGCCGGTCTGGCGGTCGGCACGGGCCTGGTGTACGCCGGCTGCCTCGTCTGGGACAACCACGAGGCCATCGGCGACGGGATCGAGAAGGCCGGTGAGTGGGTGGGCGACAAGGCCTCGGACATCGGGGACGGTATCGCCGACGGTGCGAAGAAGCTGGGCAGCGCCCTCAACCCGTTCGACTAGCGAGGAAAGACATGCACACGACGATCACCCCGTTCACGCTCGCGTCCTGGAAGGAGAGGCAACCGGTCGGGCTCAAGAAGTTCGGCTGGCAGGGCACCTCCCCGGAGTTCGGCGACATCAAAGTGGTGTACCCGGCAGGCAAGGACGTGCCCAACGTGATGGTCACGGAGGTGCGCGGTGGCCTGATCCCCACAGCCATGTTCGAGACCCGTGGCGTGCACGCGGAGGTCGTTTCGATGCCGACCATCAACCGTTCGACACTTCGCGTCGGGGACGGGCTCGTGCGGATGAGCCGCAACCGGTGGGCGCCCACGCACGGGGGACGGTCCCTGTGCATGACGTACCTGGGCGACGTGTACAAACTCAAGGCGGTCAACCGCCGGGCGTACACGTTGTCACGGCAAGCCGACTCCGAAGACCCCGGGTGCGTCGTCACCGTGCGGCAGTCGGGCCGCGGAAACGGTCGAAGGATGACCGTGCAGGCGACCGGCCGGGTCCTGCCCGCCGACGTCACCCTCGCGGTCCTCTTCACCGGAGTCGACCGGTCCGTACTGACCCGGCGCGGGGCGGTCAGGGCAGGTTTCGCGAGAATTTTCAATTTCTGGTCCGAGTCCCAGGCCTGAGCCACTACCAAGTGAGTGCGTATGCCTTCGTTCGACATTTCCCGTGCCCGCTTCAGGCTGGCCGACGGACACCTGATCGTGCTCTCCGAGCTGGCGGCGGGGAACACGTCGCCAGACGAGTTCGCAGAAGCCCGTGATGAGTTGCTGGAGTGCGGCCTCATCAACGGGGAGGGCAAACTCTCCCCGTTGCTGCTGCCGCTGATGAAGACGGTCCTCGCACCGGGGGTGATCATCACGCTGGAGGCGGCCGGCAGGCAGGGGAAGCTGCACCACGGCATGTACATCGGCGACGAACACGTCGTCGTCCACGAGGCGTGGCCGGGCACGGCCGAGGCCGAGTACTCCTGCGTCGAGCCGAAGATGCTGGTGTGGAAGCTCGCCGACATGGTGAACCTCCAGCAGTCCTCGGCGGCCCGCGAGGCAGCCGTCCCCGTCGTCGAGACGACCATCGGCGCCGTCGAGGCGGGCCTCGCGATCCTGGAGAGGGAGCGGCTCGTCCGATCCGCCGACGAGGAGCGCGAGGCGGTCCACCGTGCCCTCGCGGCGGGCGGCGGCCCTGGTGAGCCCTCACTGACGCTCCTCACCGACCTCATCTCCGAGCTGCGTTCGAGCTGGCGCCTGACCTCGGCCTGGCAGGTCCAGGCCGGCCGGGAGGGCACACAGGCCCGCGGCTTCGCCGTCTGGGACTGCGGCCCGCTCGGCTACTGGCTCCGTGAGCTGCCCACCGAACCTGTGTCCGAAGCGCGGGTCACCCCGGGCTCGCCCTTCAGGCTGGTCCGCGTGGACGCCAAGACGATCTGGACGCGGATCACCGCGCTCCTGCCCGACCAGGACGAGCTCCGGCACGCCGCCGTACGGTCGGGCGCCGCCTAGGAGCGTGACCGGGGGTGGGGCCTGCCTCGGCCCCGTCCCGAGGGTGGGCCCACCCCCGACCGCGCACAGTGTGACGAGTGCGCCCGTGATCCACCGGCAGTTACCGTCGCAGCAGCCGGAGGATGCGGGCAAACGTTTCCGCGCTCACTGCCTCAAGGCCGGGTTCAGGGACGACCCGTTACACCACTTGGTGGAGCCAGCGGACCGGGGCGCCCTCTCCCGCGTGGCGGAAGGACTCCAGCTCGTCGTCCCACGGCTTGCCGAGGAGTTTGGCGACCTCGGCCTCCAGGTCGGTCTCACCGCGCAGGGACCGCGCCAGCGCGGCCCGCAGCCGGTCCTCCGGGACCAGGATGTCGCCGTGCATGCCGGTGACGGCGTGGAAGATGCCGAGACCCGGCGTGGAGCTGTAGCGCTCGCCCTCCGCCGTGGGGCAGGGCTCCGCCGTCACCTCGAAGCGCAGCAGGTCCCACCCGCGGAGGGACGAAGCCAGCTCCGAGGCCGTGCCCGCACGGCCCTTCCAGGAGAATTCGGACCGCCAGGTGCCGGGCGAGGCCGGCTGTCTGATCCAGTCCAGCTGGACCCGCACACCCAGTACGCCCGCTACCGCCCATTCGACATGCGGGCACAGCGCGCGCGGTGCGGAGTGAACGTAGAGAACACCACGTGTCGTCACCGGGACCTCCAGTGTGGGACGAGGTTCGCCTTCCCCAGCGGCCTCGCGCCCGTACCGCCTCTTCCCGGCCGGCTCCCGAGGTTGTCATCAGTAAACAGCATCGGGAGTGAATCTCCTGAAAAGGGACAGTATGTGACGTGAGATAACTTACCGGACCCGCTGTTCCGTCCGCGGGCCCGTCGGGCGCCACTGCTTCGACGGGGAAAAGCTACCGTGCGCCGGGGCCGGACGTGTGACGTACCGTCGGTCCCGGGCCCATGATTCGCAGACCTTTCACCCGCGAGGGCGTGAGGGCCCCCCACCTGGCGCTGCCCGGGTGTGCCAGGGGCACAATCACCCGTGTGACCGGAGGGGAAAAAGGTATGCCTGAGCGTTCGACACGTCGCCGCGCCCGGGGGGCCGCAGCCTCTCTGACGGCGGCGGTGCTCGCCGGTGCCGCCGTGCTCACGGGCTGCACCTCGGACGGGGGCCCGGCGCCCGGGAGCGCTGCGGGAGCGAAGAGCCCCTCGCCGACGCCGGCGTGGGACGCGAGCCCCGCCTCGATCGCGGCCGTCGGGGATTCCATCACCCGGGGCTTCGACGCCTGCGCGGTGCTGGCCGACTGTCCCGAGGTGTCCTGGGCGACCGGCACGGACGACGGGGTGAGAAGTCTCGCCGTACGCCTCCTCGGCGCGTCGCGGGCGGTGACGCACAGCTGGAACCACGCCGTGTCGGGCGCCCGGATGGCGCAGCTCCCGGAGCAGATGGCGCTGGCCGCGAAGGAGGGACCGGAGCTTGTCACGGTGATGATCGGCGCGAACGACGCGTGCCGGGACTCCGTGCGGCTCATGACTCCGGTGACCGATTTCCGGGCCTCCTTCGAGGCGTCGATGCGGCAGC includes:
- a CDS encoding DUF3145 domain-containing protein; amino-acid sequence: MTTRGVLYVHSAPRALCPHVEWAVAGVLGVRVQLDWIRQPASPGTWRSEFSWKGRAGTASELASSLRGWDLLRFEVTAEPCPTAEGERYSSTPGLGIFHAVTGMHGDILVPEDRLRAALARSLRGETDLEAEVAKLLGKPWDDELESFRHAGEGAPVRWLHQVV
- a CDS encoding SGNH/GDSL hydrolase family protein yields the protein MPERSTRRRARGAAASLTAAVLAGAAVLTGCTSDGGPAPGSAAGAKSPSPTPAWDASPASIAAVGDSITRGFDACAVLADCPEVSWATGTDDGVRSLAVRLLGASRAVTHSWNHAVSGARMAQLPEQMALAAKEGPELVTVMIGANDACRDSVRLMTPVTDFRASFEASMRQLRTSAPKVQVYVSSVPDLKRLWSTGRENPLGKQIWKLGICRSMLGDADDMGPAAVARRDAVQERVVAYNEVLRDTCARDERCRYDGGAVFDYRFTGEQLSEWDWFHPGRNGQARLAEIAYRNVTASGPPA
- a CDS encoding histidine kinase codes for the protein MPSFDISRARFRLADGHLIVLSELAAGNTSPDEFAEARDELLECGLINGEGKLSPLLLPLMKTVLAPGVIITLEAAGRQGKLHHGMYIGDEHVVVHEAWPGTAEAEYSCVEPKMLVWKLADMVNLQQSSAAREAAVPVVETTIGAVEAGLAILERERLVRSADEEREAVHRALAAGGGPGEPSLTLLTDLISELRSSWRLTSAWQVQAGREGTQARGFAVWDCGPLGYWLRELPTEPVSEARVTPGSPFRLVRVDAKTIWTRITALLPDQDELRHAAVRSGAA